Proteins found in one Planctomycetaceae bacterium genomic segment:
- the dinD gene encoding DNA damage-inducible protein D produces MDKEIVVRLHANFEDMVHKDSESGVEYWCARDLQVLLEYARWESFAKVVDRAITACTKSGCDPKDHFRGLTKMVDLGSGAVREIQDIALTRYACYLIAQNGDPAKEQIAFAQTYFAVQTRKQEIVEQRLAEAERVNARKKLTHSEKELSDVIFDRLRAHESFARIRSKGDTALFGGRTTQDMKAKLRVPRTRPLADFLPTITIKAKDFANEITNFNIKANDLRTEGVIADEHVKNNRDVRGLLVARGIVPESLPAAEDVKKVQRRLASQQKKLPKEVEPFEGETKAGT; encoded by the coding sequence ATGGACAAGGAAATCGTCGTTCGACTGCATGCGAATTTTGAAGACATGGTCCACAAGGACTCCGAAAGCGGGGTGGAATACTGGTGTGCCCGCGACCTGCAAGTGCTGCTGGAATATGCACGGTGGGAGAGCTTTGCCAAGGTTGTTGATCGCGCTATAACTGCTTGCACAAAGAGTGGTTGTGATCCGAAGGACCATTTTCGTGGTTTGACGAAAATGGTCGACCTGGGTTCGGGGGCTGTCAGGGAGATTCAGGACATCGCCCTGACCCGCTACGCCTGCTATCTGATCGCCCAGAACGGCGATCCGGCCAAGGAACAGATCGCCTTCGCCCAAACCTACTTCGCCGTCCAGACCCGCAAGCAGGAGATAGTCGAGCAACGTCTGGCCGAGGCCGAGCGCGTCAACGCGCGAAAGAAACTCACTCATTCGGAGAAGGAGCTTTCGGACGTCATCTTCGACCGACTGCGGGCGCATGAGAGTTTCGCCCGGATTCGCAGCAAGGGCGATACCGCCCTCTTTGGCGGACGCACCACGCAGGATATGAAGGCCAAGCTTCGCGTGCCCAGGACGCGGCCGCTGGCGGACTTCCTGCCCACCATCACGATCAAGGCCAAGGACTTCGCCAACGAGATCACCAATTTCAACATCAAGGCCAACGACCTGCGCACTGAGGGCGTCATTGCCGACGAGCACGTCAAGAACAACCGAGACGTTCGCGGCCTGCTCGTCGCCCGCGGGATCGTCCCCGAGTCGCTCCCGGCGGCCGAGGACGTCAAGAAGGTCCAGCGCCGCCTGGCGTCGCAGCAGAAGAAGCTACCCAAAGAAGTCGAGCCCTTCGAAGGCGAAACAAAGGCGGGAACCTGA
- a CDS encoding D-lyxose/D-mannose family sugar isomerase produces MAKKTKSAVGAQKNKGVYVSITGRAAAAAMAAFRRQMRAWKVALPASAEPLIIDFGLGEFDKTGLIEVWIANEVEAGYCGKYLFLFDGQTCPMHCHKMKHETFFVAQGKVRMTVGARTRIMKAGDVLAMPPGPRYRHRFTGIGSALLLEVSKPSLACDNYFDDKRITGGKE; encoded by the coding sequence ATGGCGAAGAAAACGAAATCCGCCGTGGGCGCGCAGAAGAACAAGGGGGTGTACGTTTCGATCACCGGCCGGGCGGCCGCGGCGGCGATGGCGGCGTTTCGCCGGCAGATGCGGGCGTGGAAGGTTGCCCTGCCGGCCTCGGCCGAGCCGCTGATCATCGACTTCGGCCTGGGCGAGTTTGACAAGACCGGGCTGATCGAGGTCTGGATCGCCAACGAGGTGGAAGCGGGGTATTGCGGCAAGTACCTCTTCCTCTTCGACGGCCAGACCTGCCCCATGCACTGCCACAAGATGAAGCACGAGACGTTTTTCGTCGCCCAGGGTAAGGTCCGCATGACCGTCGGGGCCCGCACGCGGATCATGAAAGCCGGCGACGTGCTGGCCATGCCCCCCGGCCCGCGCTACCGCCACCGCTTCACCGGCATCGGCAGCGCGCTGCTGCTGGAAGTGAGCAAACCCAGCCTGGCCTGCGACAACTACTTCGACGACAAGAGAATCACCGGGGGCAAGGAATAG
- a CDS encoding DUF6364 family protein: MKTTLNIDDGVMKRLKEEAARQGRTMSELVEAALRTSLKQPHRHRKAPPLPTFDSGGALVDIANREALYEAMESSKD, translated from the coding sequence ATGAAGACCACGTTGAACATCGATGACGGGGTGATGAAGCGTCTTAAGGAAGAGGCGGCCCGACAGGGGCGGACCATGTCGGAATTGGTCGAGGCCGCGTTGCGGACGAGTCTCAAACAGCCCCACCGCCACAGGAAGGCTCCTCCCCTGCCGACGTTCGACAGCGGCGGGGCGTTGGTGGACATCGCCAATCGCGAAGCGCTCTACGAGGCGATGGAATCTTCCAAGGATTAG
- a CDS encoding DUF2075 domain-containing protein yields MKRHYYSDPIAGFLDKEPDAILGALARGAEFATETTQTDAWQEEIAILTDVLTDYRGRGAVFFEYSIPRLGRRIDVVVIVDHVVFVLEFKVGEKDFAGHAIDQVWDYALDLKNFHEPSHGCAIAPVLIPTEARRAATTIAMTPQNDRILQPIRSTRSHLGEVIKNVLSFVDGPAIDAAAWEQGRYHPTPTIVEAATALYRGHSVEEISRRDAEAINLTGTSNCISDIISRAQGEKHKAICFVTGVPGAGKTLVGLDIANKHSDKDTELYSVFLSGNGPLVKILCEALARDKVRRQREKGNRLSLGEARSTVKQFIQNVHHFRDDCLVDRLRPPIEHVAIFDEAQRAWDLEQTAKFMRNKKKVLNFDLSEPQFLISCLDRHNDWAVIVCLVGGGQEINTGEAGISEWIESLQRAYPDWHVYVSPRLTDSEYAAGQALERIKALRHVNYADELHLAVSMRSFRAEHVSLLVKQILDLEGDAARGTLAKIRSKYPLVVTRDVRTAKEWLRWKARGSERYGIIVSSQAERLRPHAIHVKAPMDPVHWFLNPKEDVRSSYYLEDVATEFAVQGLELDWTCVTWDADFRYSDKGWQHWSFKRGHRWENIRKSHRQMYLKNSYRVLLTRARQGMVIVVPNGDPSDPTRRTAYYDPTFEYLREVGFEII; encoded by the coding sequence ATGAAACGGCATTACTATTCCGATCCAATTGCGGGATTTCTCGACAAGGAGCCAGATGCGATTCTGGGCGCCCTTGCTCGCGGAGCCGAATTTGCTACCGAAACGACACAGACCGATGCTTGGCAGGAAGAGATCGCCATCCTCACAGACGTGCTGACGGACTACCGCGGCCGCGGAGCGGTGTTTTTTGAATACTCCATCCCACGGCTGGGACGGCGAATCGATGTGGTGGTCATCGTCGATCACGTTGTATTCGTTCTGGAGTTCAAGGTCGGGGAAAAGGACTTCGCGGGCCACGCGATCGATCAGGTCTGGGATTACGCGCTGGACTTGAAGAACTTTCACGAGCCCAGCCACGGCTGCGCGATCGCGCCGGTACTGATTCCTACCGAGGCAAGGCGCGCGGCGACAACCATTGCCATGACGCCGCAGAACGACCGGATTCTACAGCCGATTCGCAGCACCAGGTCCCATCTTGGCGAGGTGATCAAGAACGTCCTGAGCTTCGTTGACGGCCCGGCGATTGATGCGGCCGCATGGGAGCAGGGGCGGTATCATCCCACGCCGACGATCGTTGAGGCCGCCACGGCGCTCTATCGCGGGCACTCGGTGGAGGAAATCTCCCGACGCGATGCCGAGGCTATTAACCTCACAGGCACATCCAACTGCATTTCAGACATTATAAGCCGTGCCCAGGGGGAGAAGCACAAGGCCATCTGCTTCGTAACCGGCGTGCCGGGGGCGGGCAAGACGCTTGTGGGACTGGATATTGCAAACAAGCATAGTGACAAGGATACCGAGCTCTACAGCGTCTTCCTCTCGGGCAACGGGCCCTTGGTCAAGATTCTCTGTGAAGCGTTGGCGCGAGATAAAGTCCGACGCCAGCGTGAAAAAGGCAATAGACTCTCCCTGGGGGAGGCCCGGAGCACAGTCAAGCAGTTCATCCAGAACGTGCACCATTTCCGCGACGATTGCCTAGTCGATAGACTGCGTCCGCCGATTGAACACGTGGCCATCTTTGACGAGGCCCAGCGCGCGTGGGACTTAGAGCAGACGGCCAAGTTCATGCGCAACAAAAAGAAGGTTCTCAACTTCGACCTTTCCGAGCCCCAGTTCCTGATCTCATGCCTGGACCGCCACAACGACTGGGCCGTCATTGTTTGCCTGGTCGGTGGCGGCCAGGAGATCAATACTGGCGAGGCTGGCATCAGCGAGTGGATCGAGTCGCTCCAGCGCGCGTACCCAGACTGGCACGTGTATGTGTCGCCGCGTCTGACGGATAGCGAATACGCGGCCGGGCAGGCGCTGGAAAGAATCAAAGCCCTGCGGCACGTGAATTACGCGGACGAACTGCATCTGGCCGTCTCGATGCGTTCCTTTCGTGCTGAGCACGTATCGCTGCTCGTTAAGCAGATTCTGGACCTCGAGGGCGACGCCGCGCGGGGGACGCTGGCCAAGATTAGGTCCAAGTATCCCCTCGTGGTCACGCGCGACGTGCGCACAGCCAAGGAATGGCTGCGATGGAAGGCCAGGGGCTCAGAGAGGTACGGGATCATAGTTTCATCGCAAGCCGAGCGACTCCGCCCTCACGCTATCCACGTGAAGGCGCCCATGGATCCGGTCCATTGGTTTTTGAATCCTAAAGAAGACGTTCGATCTTCTTACTATCTGGAGGATGTGGCGACTGAGTTTGCTGTGCAGGGCTTGGAGTTGGATTGGACCTGCGTAACGTGGGACGCAGACTTCCGCTACAGCGACAAGGGCTGGCAGCACTGGTCATTCAAACGAGGGCACCGCTGGGAGAACATCCGCAAGTCGCATCGCCAGATGTACCTCAAGAATTCGTATCGGGTCCTGCTGACCCGGGCGCGCCAGGGAATGGTGATCGTTGTCCCCAACGGCGACCCCTCCGATCCCACCCGCAGGACCGCATATTACGATCCGACGTTTGAATACCTGCGCGAGGTGGGATTTGAGATCATATAG
- a CDS encoding LamG-like jellyroll fold domain-containing protein, protein MERGAATAAALMVASMVLGSAGGTAAAPTSRPARRAASRPAGRPVARPAGQASTRPAAASQPEARGAASSRPASAAATSPVAQAQRLTDAQRAQQVKKAAGEFDRILGRHVRAALATPAVQDDLSLAEAILTMQAEAAEDVFFAAAMCEKAYELSAPSAAGQTTAATALEQLLALAPWKSRAWLEALVEIRRKSFAASHGEDRVRDGNLLVADTLRLAEALSEDDAFNEACDACYRAIPAAKAIKSDKVEALEAAQARYAALKPIGIAMTVLRKRIEANPADQNARNELMRLYVVERNAPDKAAALLTPGAPADYRDNLPDAQRSAAAMDEHQSLRLGLWYEGLLERATDQGKALIGQRAREYLQQYLDLHETADTRRAQASAALKSVEAMLLSLEQKKTRQVMKFVRTLDLSSGRLVSNSPAQFRAAYAYRTIDLWMQAGKDDGIIIDQGSSRTGMALGLFKDRLHFAFGDAKEHLRHFRDDQGKDRTEPVAAAVISAPLGDRNKWCHVAIQYAAGHLSLWVDGKMLAERQVGTPAVPGDAEGASIGGGAGSNAGYWGTKGFGGKVAAVRLSNRARYTKTFEPEEQMGTSGAFAFIGADRLRVGEIERSTRDSVSAMYIVWTVLGQVRVVNVE, encoded by the coding sequence ATGGAACGTGGCGCTGCGACGGCGGCGGCCTTGATGGTCGCTTCGATGGTACTGGGGTCGGCGGGCGGGACGGCGGCTGCGCCGACGTCGCGTCCGGCACGCAGAGCCGCCAGCCGGCCGGCGGGTCGACCGGTCGCTCGACCGGCGGGGCAGGCGAGCACCCGCCCGGCGGCCGCCAGCCAACCCGAGGCGCGCGGGGCGGCGTCGAGCCGTCCGGCGTCGGCGGCGGCGACCTCGCCCGTCGCCCAGGCCCAGAGGCTCACCGACGCCCAGCGGGCCCAGCAAGTCAAGAAGGCCGCCGGCGAGTTCGATCGCATCCTGGGCAGGCACGTTCGCGCGGCGCTGGCGACGCCGGCAGTCCAGGACGACCTGTCGCTGGCCGAGGCAATTCTGACAATGCAGGCCGAGGCGGCAGAGGACGTGTTCTTCGCCGCGGCGATGTGCGAGAAAGCCTACGAGCTGTCGGCGCCCAGCGCGGCGGGGCAGACGACGGCCGCGACGGCGCTGGAGCAGTTGCTCGCCCTGGCGCCGTGGAAGAGCCGGGCGTGGCTGGAGGCGCTGGTCGAGATCCGGCGCAAGAGCTTCGCCGCCAGCCACGGCGAAGACCGCGTGCGCGATGGGAACCTGCTCGTGGCCGACACGCTCCGGCTGGCCGAGGCGCTGTCCGAGGACGACGCGTTCAACGAGGCCTGCGACGCCTGCTACCGGGCGATCCCGGCGGCCAAGGCGATCAAGTCGGACAAGGTCGAGGCGCTCGAGGCCGCCCAGGCTCGATACGCGGCGCTGAAGCCCATCGGCATCGCGATGACGGTGCTGCGGAAGCGCATCGAGGCCAACCCCGCCGACCAGAACGCCCGCAACGAGTTGATGCGCCTGTACGTGGTGGAGCGCAACGCCCCGGACAAGGCGGCGGCCCTGCTGACGCCGGGGGCGCCGGCGGACTATCGGGACAATCTGCCCGACGCCCAGCGCAGCGCGGCGGCGATGGACGAGCACCAGAGCCTGCGCCTGGGGCTGTGGTACGAGGGGCTGCTCGAGCGCGCGACCGACCAGGGCAAAGCGCTGATCGGACAGCGGGCGCGCGAGTATCTCCAGCAGTACCTCGATCTGCACGAAACCGCCGACACCCGCCGGGCCCAGGCGTCGGCCGCCCTCAAGAGCGTCGAGGCGATGCTGCTGAGCCTGGAGCAGAAGAAGACCCGCCAGGTGATGAAGTTCGTGCGGACGCTGGATCTGTCGTCGGGGCGGCTGGTGTCGAACTCGCCGGCGCAGTTCCGCGCCGCGTACGCGTATCGCACGATCGACCTGTGGATGCAGGCCGGCAAGGACGACGGGATCATCATCGACCAGGGCTCGTCGCGCACGGGGATGGCGCTGGGGTTGTTCAAGGACCGCCTGCATTTCGCCTTCGGCGACGCGAAGGAACACCTCCGCCACTTCCGCGACGACCAGGGCAAAGACCGGACAGAGCCCGTTGCGGCGGCGGTGATATCGGCCCCGCTGGGCGACCGCAACAAATGGTGCCACGTCGCGATCCAATACGCCGCGGGGCACCTGTCGCTGTGGGTCGACGGCAAAATGCTTGCCGAACGCCAAGTCGGAACGCCCGCCGTTCCCGGCGACGCCGAGGGCGCGTCCATCGGCGGCGGGGCCGGGTCCAACGCCGGATACTGGGGCACCAAGGGCTTCGGCGGCAAGGTGGCGGCCGTGCGCCTCTCGAACCGGGCGCGGTACACCAAGACGTTCGAGCCCGAGGAGCAGATGGGCACTAGCGGCGCGTTCGCGTTCATCGGGGCCGACCGCCTGCGAGTGGGCGAGATCGAGCGCAGCACGCGCGACAGCGTCTCGGCCATGTACATCGTCTGGACGGTGCTCGGCCAGGTGCGCGTGGTGAACGTCGAGTAG
- a CDS encoding TA system VapC family ribonuclease toxin, giving the protein MFVVDTNILVYAADRHADEHARCLKLIEGLRRGVEPWYLTWPTVYEFLRVVTHRKVLRHPWSLAEALQFINALMEADNLSLLPETPRHMAVLADLAAQSHVSGGNTVFDLHIAALMKEHGLSRIYTRDTDFHRFTFIEVVDPLQK; this is encoded by the coding sequence ATGTTCGTCGTCGACACCAACATCCTCGTCTATGCCGCTGACCGCCACGCCGATGAGCATGCGCGATGTCTGAAACTGATCGAGGGCCTGCGCCGCGGCGTCGAACCCTGGTACCTGACATGGCCAACCGTCTACGAGTTCCTCCGCGTCGTGACGCACCGAAAGGTGCTGCGGCATCCTTGGAGCCTGGCCGAAGCCCTGCAGTTCATCAACGCCCTGATGGAGGCTGACAACCTGAGCCTGCTGCCCGAGACGCCTCGCCACATGGCCGTGCTGGCGGACCTCGCCGCGCAGTCACACGTGTCGGGGGGCAACACCGTCTTCGATCTCCACATCGCCGCCCTGATGAAAGAGCACGGCCTGAGCCGAATCTATACCCGCGACACCGACTTCCACCGCTTCACGTTTATTGAAGTGGTGGATCCGCTGCAAAAGTAG
- a CDS encoding DUF72 domain-containing protein yields the protein MGAKAQFVIGTCGYSFGDWVGSFYPAQVRTGDMFDYYARQFAAVELNFTYYRMPSAATMGALAGKSPAGFEFWVKANQDTTHKQLREAAGPFLEALAPMSAAGKLAGVLLQFPQSFHRTVGNRKYLAAVCDDLAAVRLAVEFRHCSWQDEAAMQSLRERGVLLVVPDVPDLAELYHHAPVATAGAGYFRLHSRDAAKWHAGYAARYDYNYGDAELEEIARGWSSLEAPVDKVYAFFNNCHAGQAAANAKAFERIVREL from the coding sequence ATGGGCGCGAAGGCTCAATTTGTCATTGGCACGTGCGGGTATTCGTTTGGCGACTGGGTTGGGAGTTTTTATCCGGCCCAGGTTCGGACGGGGGATATGTTTGATTATTACGCGCGGCAGTTTGCGGCTGTCGAGTTGAACTTCACGTACTACCGCATGCCGTCGGCCGCGACGATGGGGGCGCTGGCGGGCAAGAGCCCGGCGGGGTTCGAGTTCTGGGTCAAGGCCAACCAGGACACCACGCACAAGCAGCTTCGCGAGGCGGCTGGGCCGTTCCTCGAGGCCCTGGCGCCGATGTCGGCGGCGGGCAAATTGGCCGGGGTGCTGCTGCAGTTTCCCCAGTCGTTCCATCGAACGGTGGGCAATCGCAAGTACCTGGCGGCCGTCTGCGACGACCTGGCGGCGGTTCGGTTGGCGGTGGAGTTTCGGCACTGTTCGTGGCAGGACGAGGCGGCTATGCAGTCGCTGCGAGAGCGGGGCGTGCTGCTGGTGGTACCGGATGTTCCGGACCTGGCCGAGCTGTACCATCACGCCCCGGTGGCCACGGCGGGGGCGGGGTACTTCCGCCTGCACTCGCGTGACGCGGCCAAGTGGCACGCGGGCTACGCGGCCCGATATGATTACAATTACGGTGACGCCGAGCTGGAAGAGATCGCCCGCGGCTGGTCGTCGCTGGAGGCGCCGGTAGACAAGGTTTACGCGTTCTTCAACAACTGCCACGCCGGCCAGGCGGCCGCGAATGCCAAGGCGTTCGAGCGGATTGTGCGGGAACTCTGA
- a CDS encoding HNH endonuclease, which produces MNGSTLGASEDIRWLGVLSNIHYDPAKGIAPHKPLLLLVACDLAEEGKLSGAILRRDGDLAFRFSSYWKIVAERRRTKPDVRLPFFHLRSEGVWNPLEADGRPAEDRKRAELAQLDPSFWICLCDSSFRALARRTLIAKYFKPSERAELYALLGIEAPPDDVVAADASRFLTADDSQAKRDARFSIRVLPAYNYTCALTRYRMISVDGVTPLDAAHIHQFKKGGPNHPGNGIALTKTAHWLFDRGFWSISPDMRVIVAQARFDEAGEEAYLLKPMAGREILLPDNPYLRPDLDCLRWHRTHHKFEKAS; this is translated from the coding sequence ATGAACGGGTCCACTCTGGGAGCTTCTGAAGATATCCGCTGGCTGGGCGTTCTCAGCAATATCCATTACGACCCCGCCAAGGGGATAGCGCCGCACAAGCCTCTTTTGCTATTGGTCGCCTGTGATTTGGCTGAGGAGGGAAAACTCAGCGGCGCGATCCTGAGAAGAGACGGCGACCTTGCGTTTCGCTTCAGCTCTTACTGGAAGATCGTGGCCGAGAGGCGACGCACAAAGCCTGACGTGAGGCTTCCATTCTTCCATCTTCGCAGCGAGGGAGTATGGAACCCCCTGGAGGCAGACGGCCGACCCGCCGAGGATCGCAAGCGCGCAGAGCTGGCGCAATTGGATCCTTCATTCTGGATATGCCTGTGCGATTCATCCTTCCGCGCTCTGGCGCGGCGAACCCTGATCGCCAAGTATTTCAAGCCAAGCGAAAGGGCGGAACTCTACGCTCTTCTTGGGATAGAGGCTCCTCCCGACGATGTTGTTGCCGCCGATGCATCACGTTTCCTGACGGCGGATGATTCGCAGGCCAAGCGCGACGCCAGGTTTTCCATTCGGGTTCTGCCGGCTTACAACTACACGTGCGCCCTCACGCGGTATCGCATGATTTCGGTCGATGGAGTAACGCCCCTTGATGCAGCCCACATCCACCAGTTCAAGAAGGGCGGGCCCAATCATCCCGGCAACGGGATCGCGCTGACCAAGACCGCGCACTGGCTCTTCGATCGGGGCTTCTGGTCCATCAGCCCGGACATGCGCGTAATAGTCGCCCAAGCCCGCTTTGACGAAGCGGGCGAAGAGGCCTATTTGCTCAAGCCAATGGCGGGCCGGGAAATTCTTCTGCCGGATAACCCCTACCTTCGGCCGGACCTCGATTGCCTGCGCTGGCATCGGACGCACCACAAGTTCGAGAAAGCCTCGTGA
- a CDS encoding glycosyltransferase family 4 protein: MSDSKIRICHVIGDLRPSGAARSVCEMSRRLNRDRFDVRVLALRGGSAAQWFQDAAIDVTDLEMTHPWRLLRLRGLSDQLRRLHPDIVHTHLYQADLAARPAARLAAVPHLIHTARTPAGRFRPWEFAFTRFLAGYCDRLVCVSESVRQFHQRRSGLPEEKYALIPDGIDIERFAPAPRLREAMRRQWGVDERQIVVGFVGRLNAQKGIDTLLSAISHLGARGNPVNVVIAGQGPRQAIVRNFIRYGEGGRSCRLLDFVDDVPALLNALDIMVLPSRWEAFGTAAAEAMAVGLPVIVSDTGHLRDLVAHRRTGILIDPGDSVALSETILELAADAPLRQTLGAAAREHVRATYPIEKTVAAHEALYEQVAGG; this comes from the coding sequence TTGAGCGACTCGAAAATACGAATCTGCCACGTGATCGGCGACCTGCGTCCCAGCGGGGCGGCGCGCAGCGTGTGCGAAATGTCGCGGCGCCTCAACCGCGACCGCTTTGACGTGCGGGTGCTGGCGCTGCGGGGCGGTTCGGCAGCACAATGGTTCCAGGACGCCGCCATCGACGTGACGGATCTGGAGATGACGCACCCGTGGCGCCTGCTGCGCCTGCGCGGTCTGAGCGACCAGCTCCGCCGCCTGCATCCGGACATTGTCCACACGCATCTGTATCAGGCGGACCTGGCCGCTCGCCCGGCGGCGCGCCTGGCGGCCGTGCCGCACCTGATCCACACCGCCCGCACGCCGGCGGGCCGGTTCCGCCCGTGGGAGTTCGCCTTCACGCGGTTCCTGGCGGGGTACTGCGACCGCCTGGTGTGCGTGAGCGAGTCGGTGCGGCAGTTTCATCAGCGTCGCAGCGGCCTGCCGGAGGAGAAGTACGCGCTGATCCCCGACGGGATCGACATCGAGCGTTTCGCCCCCGCGCCGCGGCTTCGAGAGGCGATGCGGCGCCAGTGGGGCGTCGACGAGCGGCAGATCGTCGTGGGGTTCGTCGGGCGGCTCAATGCGCAGAAGGGCATCGACACGCTGCTGTCGGCCATCAGCCACCTCGGGGCGCGGGGCAACCCGGTCAACGTGGTGATCGCCGGTCAGGGGCCCCGCCAGGCCATCGTGCGCAACTTTATCCGCTACGGCGAGGGCGGGCGAAGCTGCCGCCTGCTGGACTTCGTCGACGACGTGCCCGCGCTGCTCAACGCCCTGGACATCATGGTCCTGCCCAGCCGCTGGGAGGCGTTCGGAACGGCCGCCGCCGAAGCGATGGCCGTCGGCCTGCCGGTGATCGTCAGCGACACCGGGCACCTGCGCGACCTGGTCGCCCACCGCCGCACGGGAATCCTCATCGACCCCGGCGACTCGGTCGCCCTGTCCGAGACGATCCTCGAACTGGCCGCCGACGCGCCCCTGCGCCAAACGCTAGGCGCGGCCGCCCGCGAGCACGTGCGGGCGACGTACCCGATCGAAAAAACCGTCGCCGCCCACGAGGCGCTCTACGAACAAGTGGCGGGGGGATGA
- a CDS encoding glycoside hydrolase family 130 protein, which produces MPLLQRLAANPLLTPQDVAPTRGDLEVLCTLNPAAVRLGDETLLLVRVGERPIPQPQYVSYLIYDAAAGAIDVKHIATSDPDLTMPDARGYHYRGRMLLSSLSHLRIARSRDGEHFSFDRKPAIFPVNEYEAYGCEDPRITFTNGQYYITYTSVSDRGVTVSLASTSDFVEFYRHGVIFPPYQKDVCIFPRKIQNMYVCRHRPYSSIFNPPCIWTGWSPDLESWGRHELTLAPTPSTWMGQRVGCGAAPIETPEGWLEIFHAADEQGRYYLGAMLSELERPQRIISHSARPVLEPRESYEMAGIYANCVFSNGLTVDEDGRIVVYYGAGDRVCAAATTTIDEMVAAAKDSRI; this is translated from the coding sequence ATGCCGCTACTGCAACGACTGGCTGCCAATCCGCTGCTGACGCCGCAGGACGTTGCCCCCACGCGGGGCGACCTGGAGGTGCTCTGCACGCTCAACCCCGCGGCAGTGCGCCTCGGCGACGAAACGCTGCTGCTGGTCCGCGTCGGGGAGCGCCCGATCCCGCAGCCGCAGTACGTCAGCTACCTCATCTATGACGCCGCGGCCGGGGCCATCGACGTGAAGCACATCGCCACCAGCGACCCGGACCTGACGATGCCCGACGCCCGCGGGTATCACTACCGCGGACGCATGCTCCTGTCGAGCCTGTCGCACCTGCGGATCGCCCGCAGCCGCGACGGCGAGCACTTCAGCTTCGACCGCAAACCGGCGATCTTCCCCGTCAACGAGTACGAAGCGTACGGCTGCGAAGACCCGCGCATCACGTTCACCAACGGGCAGTATTACATCACGTACACCTCCGTCAGCGACCGCGGGGTGACGGTCTCGCTGGCCTCGACGAGCGACTTCGTCGAGTTCTACCGCCACGGGGTGATCTTTCCGCCGTACCAGAAAGACGTGTGCATTTTCCCCCGCAAGATCCAGAACATGTACGTCTGCCGCCACCGCCCCTACAGCAGCATCTTCAACCCCCCGTGCATCTGGACGGGATGGTCGCCGGACCTGGAATCATGGGGACGCCACGAGCTGACCCTGGCCCCGACGCCCTCGACGTGGATGGGCCAACGCGTCGGATGCGGTGCCGCGCCCATCGAGACGCCCGAGGGATGGCTGGAAATCTTCCATGCCGCCGACGAACAAGGCCGATATTATCTCGGCGCGATGCTCAGCGAACTCGAACGCCCTCAGCGGATCATCAGCCACAGCGCCAGGCCCGTCCTGGAGCCCCGCGAGAGCTACGAGATGGCCGGCATCTACGCCAACTGCGTCTTCTCCAACGGACTGACGGTAGACGAGGACGGGCGAATCGTGGTCTACTACGGCGCAGGCGATCGTGTCTGCGCCGCCGCCACGACCACGATCGACGAGATGGTGGCGGCCGCCAAGGATAGCCGGATTTGA